Genomic DNA from Sphingobium sp. V4:
CGGACAACCAGCAGCCCGCCCGTTCGATCCACCTGGTCGAAACCAAAGGCGTCGAGGCGTGGCTTTCGACCCAGCCCGACCGGGTGCGTGCGCTCGTCGCGGCGCAGCGGTTCAAGGGCAAGGCCGGCGAGCAGGCGATCCTGCCGGGCGATGGGGACGAGTGGTCCGTGGTGGCGGGCGTCGCCAGCAAGGACGCGCTGGGCCCCTGGTGCCTCGCCCGCCTGGCCGAAACATTGCCCGAAGGCTGCTACAGGCTGGCGGAAGGTACGCCGGGCGCCGCGGCGCTGGGCTGGCTGACGGCGCAATATCGCTTCGACCGTTATCGCAAGGATGAGGCATCCACCGGCCCGCGCATATTGCTGACCGGCGGCGTCGCGCAGATCGACCCGGTCGTGCAACTGGCGACGGCGGTGGCGCTGGTCCGCGACCTCGTCAACACGCCCGCCGCCGACATGGGGCCGCCCGACCTGGAAGCCGCGGTGGAAAAGGTCGCCAGATCCTTCGGCGCGGCTGTCAGCGTGACGCGCGGCGATGCGCTGGAACAGGGCTATCCGATGATCCATGCCGTCGGCAAGGCGGCGGACAAGGGCTTTGCCCCGCGCCTGATCGAACTCACATGGGGCGATCCCGCCCATCCCCGCGTCGCGCTGGTCGGCAAGGGCATCTGCTTCGACAGCGGCGGGCTCGATATCAAGCCGTCGTCGGGAATGCGGCTGATGAAGAAGGATATGGGCGGCGCGGCCCATGCGCTGGGCCTGGCGCAACTCGTCATGGCCGCGCGCCTGCCGGTGCGGCTGCACCTGCTGATCGCGGCGGCGGAAAACGCCATATCGGGCAACGCCTTCCGCCCCGGCGACATATTGCGCACGCGCAAGGGGCTGACCGTGGAGATCGGCAATACCGACGCCGAAGGGCGGCTGGTGCTGGGCGACGCTCTGACCCGCGCCGGCGAGGAGAAGCCCGAACTGCTGATCGACTTCGCCACCCTGACCGGCGCGGCGCGCGTCGCGGTCGGCCCGGACCTGCCCGCGCTCTTCGCCAATGATGACGGGGTGGCGGCGGAGATGGCGGCGCTGGGCGCCGAGATCGACGACCCGACCTGGCGCCTGCCCTTGTGGGACGGCTATGCCGACATGCTGAAATCAGACGTGGCCGACATCAACAATGCCGGCGAAGGCGGTTTTGCCGGAGCGATCACCGCCGCGCTGTTCCTCAAGCGCTTCGTTCCCGAGGATACGCCCTGGCTGCACCTCGACACCTTCGCCTGGCGCCCGTCAGGCAAGCCGGGGCGGCCCAAGGGAGGCGAGGCGCTGGGGATGCGCGCGGCCTTCCGCCTGCTGCAAAGGCGATACGGCAGGGACGGTTAGGCGCTGCGACAAAGCGCCGATCCGTTACGCAACCGGATTGGCCATTGCGCGTTACGTCCACATGACCGCGCAGATCGCCAAAGAATCGCTTGCCGAAACCGACCGTCCGGGACTGCAACCGCTGCGTCAGTGGATGCGAACTCTGGTCGACTATGTCCGCTCCGGCAAGCCTGACCTCACCAACCGTCAGATGGCCCTCATGATGACGGTCTATATCGGCAACGGACCGCATACGGTGCGTGGCCTGGCGGAGGCGTTGCACGTCTCCAAGCCGGTCATCACCCGCGCGCTGAACAAGCTTTCGGCGCTCGGTTATCTGCGCCGCGAACGCGATGTGGCCGATCGTCGCAATATTTTCATCACCCGGACCCCAAAAGGGGCGGAATTTCTTGACGCCTTTCACCATTTCATCGCAGGAACCGCGCGCGATGAACGGCTCCAACACCCCTCAGCGGAACGCACCGCCTGAAAGAACCCGGTTCAAGCTCGACGGCCGCTCCGTCGCGCTCGACCGTCGTGTCCACGCGGCGCGCGGCGACCTCGCCGACCTGGCGCTCGCCGGTACGCTCTTTTCCGCCCATTATGCCCGCGCCGTCCCGTTGACATGCGTCGCGCCGGGGACGCCGATCCTGTCCGCCGCCTCGCCCACGTCCGAAGCGGTAAGCGAGTTGCTGCGCGGCGAGGTCTTCCACGCGCTCGACGTGATGACCGACTGGGCCTGGGGCTTTTGCGGTCATGACGGCTATGTCGGCTATGTCCGCCGCGACGCGCTGGATGTCGAGGAAAAGCCGACCCATCGCATCATCGCGGGCGCGGCGCCGCTGTTCGCCGCCGCCGACATCAAGTCGCCCATCGCCGACTACTGGCCGCGCGGAAGCCGCTTCTCGGGCGAGGCGCAGGGCGACTTCATCGCCTGCGCCGAAGGCTTCATCCATGCGCGCCACGCGGTCGCCATCGACGAACGTCCACAGGACTGGGTGGCCGTAGCCGAGGCCTATCTGGGCCAGCCCTATGTGTGGGGCGGGCGCGGCCATCGCGGCATCGACTGTTCGGGGCTGGTGCAGGTGGCGCTCGGCGCGGCAGGCATGGCCGTCCCGCGCGACACCGACCTGCAATGCGAAGGCATCGGCGCGCCGATCGGCAGTGATGCCGCCCTCCAGCGCGGCGACATCATCTTCTTCCCCGGCCATGTCGGCATCATGACGGACGGCAGGACGCTGCTCCACGCCAATGCCCACTGGATGGCAGTGGTGCGCGAGCCGCTGGCGGACGTGGTGGCGCGCCTTGTCGACACGCATGTCCAACCCATCATCGCGCGGCGGAGGATCGGCGCATGACCACCAGCATTTTCATCGACGGCGGGCATGGCACCACCGGCATCGAGATTGGCGACCGGCTGGCCGGCCGTCCCGAACTCTCGCTCATCACCGTTCCGGAAGAAAAGCGCAGGGATGCCGGCGCGCGCCGCGACGCGCTGAACGCCGCCGACATCGTCATCCTCTGCCTGCCCGACGACGCCGCGCGCGAAGCCGTGTCGTTGATCGACAATGGCCGCACCCGCGTCATCGATGCATCGACCGCGCACCGCGTCGCGGACGGGTGGACCTACGGCTTCCCCGAGCTGGAACCGGGCCACCGCGGTCGGCTGGCGGACAGCCGCTTCGTCGCCAATCCGGGCTGCTGGCCGACCGGCTTCCTGGCGCTGGTCCGTCCGCTCGTGCTGGCCGGGCTGCTGCCGGCCGACTGGCCGGTGACGGTGTCTGGCGCGTCCGGCTATTCGGGCGGCGGCAAGTCGATGATCGCCGAATATGAAGGCGACGCCGGCGCGCCGACCGCCTTCCGCCCCTATGGGCTCAACCTGGCGCACAAGCATGTGCCGGAAATGACCCGCTATTCGGGCCTCGCCCATCCGCCGTTGTTCGCACCGGCGGTGGCGGACGCCTATCGCGGCATGATCGTCGAAGTGCCGCTGCAACTGCGGGCGATGCCAGGCGCGCCTTCGGTCGTCGCCATCCACGACGCGCTGGCCGCCGCCTATGCGGAATCGCCGATCGTCAGCGTCGCCACGCTGGAAGACAGCGCCGCCATGGGACAGGTGCATCTGGAGCATGTCGGCGCGACCGACCGGCTCGCCCTGTTCGTGTTCGGCAATGAAGAGCGCGGCCAGGCCCGACTGGTCGCCGCGCTCGACAATCTGGGCAAGGGCGCGGCGGGCGCCGCCGTCCAGAATCTCAACATCCTGGCCGGCCTGCCGGAAATAGCGGGCCTGCGCCTCTGAATCTCAGGGTCGATCGACCCTAGTGGATAGTACCCAGCGGCTGGTCATGGGCGAGCACCACGATCAGCCGCTCGATCTGTCGCCAGTGGCAGAAGTGGACATGATTGCCCTGGTCCAGGCTGTGGTCCGCCCGCGCCGCGGCTTCGTAGCCGGCATGGTCGCCGAACCGGCTGATCAGCTCGGCAGCATCCTCATAGCTCTTGCGGTTCGCAAGATATGGCATCTGCATGATAACCCCCGACTTGTGCGCCCCTGATTGGAACCACGGTTCAATCACCATGCCAGTTGCCGCCTTTGGCCGTCCGCGCCGGACACGAGGGTGAATGGCCGGTTAGGCAAGTCCCACAGTCGGACATATGTCCCATAGCAGGACAGGCTGTCCCGAAACGGACCGGCATCCAATGACGCTGGCTTTACCGTCCGTGCCATGGCAAGGACGGCCCATGAGCAAGGGCAGGCATCATCCCACCGGCGCGGGCGCGATCATCGCGCTGCTGATCCTGGGCGGCGCGATCGGCGGCGGCATGTTGGGGCAGCCGAGCATCGGCCTGCTGGCGGGCGCGGCTGCGGGCGTGCTGATCGCGCTCCTCCTCTACCTGCGCGAACGCGGCAAATAAGCGCGAAGCGAGGCGCCATCCGCCTTGCCCGTCGAACGGCGCCCGCATAGATATGGGCGCATGAACAAGCACATCATCGTCCTGCCGCTCATTGCCCTGGCCCTGGCCGGAGGCGCCTTCCTCTACCTTGCGCAGGGCGACACCGCGCGCCTGCCCGCTGGCGCCGATACCGGCCGGGAACCGGCATTCACCAGCCCGCGCAGCGAGATGCTGCCCACGATCAACATCGCCGAGGTGAAGCCGTGGCAGGGCGAGGCCAGGCCGGTGGCGGCCAAGGGGCTGGCCGTTGCGCGCTTCGCCGATGGCCTTGCGCATCCGCGCTCGCTGCTGCGGCTGCCCAATGGCGACATTCTGGTCGCCGAAACCAACAGTCCGCCCCGCCCCAAGGACGGCATCGTCCAGCGGGTGATGAACTACCTCATGAACAAGGCGGGCGCGGGCGTGCCCTCGGCCAATCGCATCACCCTGCTGCGCGACGTCGATGGCGATGGCCATGCGGAAACCAGGACGGCCTTCCTTACCGGCCTCCATTCGCCCTATGGCATGGCGCTGCTGGGCGACACCCTCTACGTCGCCAACACCGATGCGGTGATGGCTTTCCCCTACAAGGAAGGCGACACGAAGATCACGGCCAAGGGCCGCAAGATCATCGACCTGCCCGCGCAGGCGCCCAACCAGCACTGGACAAAGAGCCTGGTGGCCGGTCGCAACGGCCTGCTCTATGTCGGCATCGGCTCCAACAGCAATATCGGCGAGAATGGCCTGGAAACGGAGCGGAACCGCGCCCTGGTGATGGAGGTCAATCCCAGGACCGGGTACAAGCGCACCTTCGCTTCGGGCCTGCGCAATCCGGTCGGCCTGGCGTTCGAGCCCAAGAGCGGCGCGCTGTGGGGCGTGGTCAATGAACGTGACATGCTGGGTAGCGATCTGGTCCCCGATTATCTCACCCGCATCGAATTCGGCGCCTTCTATGGCTGGCCCTGGAATTACTGGGGCGGCTATGAGGATCGCCGCGTCCAGCCGCAGCGCCCGGAAATCCGCGAATATACCAAGCGTCCCGATTATGCGCTGGGCAACCATGTCGCGCCGCTGGGCCTGACCTTCGCCGACAAGGTGCAACTGGGCGCGCCCTATACCGATGGCGCCTTCGTCGGCCTGCACGGCAGCTGGAACCGCAAGCCCGCCGCCGGTTACAAGGTCGTGTTCGTTGGCTTTGCCGATGGCGAGGCAGGCAAGG
This window encodes:
- a CDS encoding leucyl aminopeptidase family protein, coding for MTEFSDLLKADNQQPARSIHLVETKGVEAWLSTQPDRVRALVAAQRFKGKAGEQAILPGDGDEWSVVAGVASKDALGPWCLARLAETLPEGCYRLAEGTPGAAALGWLTAQYRFDRYRKDEASTGPRILLTGGVAQIDPVVQLATAVALVRDLVNTPAADMGPPDLEAAVEKVARSFGAAVSVTRGDALEQGYPMIHAVGKAADKGFAPRLIELTWGDPAHPRVALVGKGICFDSGGLDIKPSSGMRLMKKDMGGAAHALGLAQLVMAARLPVRLHLLIAAAENAISGNAFRPGDILRTRKGLTVEIGNTDAEGRLVLGDALTRAGEEKPELLIDFATLTGAARVAVGPDLPALFANDDGVAAEMAALGAEIDDPTWRLPLWDGYADMLKSDVADINNAGEGGFAGAITAALFLKRFVPEDTPWLHLDTFAWRPSGKPGRPKGGEALGMRAAFRLLQRRYGRDG
- a CDS encoding MarR family transcriptional regulator, with amino-acid sequence MTAQIAKESLAETDRPGLQPLRQWMRTLVDYVRSGKPDLTNRQMALMMTVYIGNGPHTVRGLAEALHVSKPVITRALNKLSALGYLRRERDVADRRNIFITRTPKGAEFLDAFHHFIAGTARDERLQHPSAERTA
- a CDS encoding NlpC/P60 family protein, giving the protein MNGSNTPQRNAPPERTRFKLDGRSVALDRRVHAARGDLADLALAGTLFSAHYARAVPLTCVAPGTPILSAASPTSEAVSELLRGEVFHALDVMTDWAWGFCGHDGYVGYVRRDALDVEEKPTHRIIAGAAPLFAAADIKSPIADYWPRGSRFSGEAQGDFIACAEGFIHARHAVAIDERPQDWVAVAEAYLGQPYVWGGRGHRGIDCSGLVQVALGAAGMAVPRDTDLQCEGIGAPIGSDAALQRGDIIFFPGHVGIMTDGRTLLHANAHWMAVVREPLADVVARLVDTHVQPIIARRRIGA
- the argC gene encoding N-acetyl-gamma-glutamyl-phosphate reductase; translation: MTTSIFIDGGHGTTGIEIGDRLAGRPELSLITVPEEKRRDAGARRDALNAADIVILCLPDDAAREAVSLIDNGRTRVIDASTAHRVADGWTYGFPELEPGHRGRLADSRFVANPGCWPTGFLALVRPLVLAGLLPADWPVTVSGASGYSGGGKSMIAEYEGDAGAPTAFRPYGLNLAHKHVPEMTRYSGLAHPPLFAPAVADAYRGMIVEVPLQLRAMPGAPSVVAIHDALAAAYAESPIVSVATLEDSAAMGQVHLEHVGATDRLALFVFGNEERGQARLVAALDNLGKGAAGAAVQNLNILAGLPEIAGLRL
- a CDS encoding sorbosone dehydrogenase family protein — its product is MNKHIIVLPLIALALAGGAFLYLAQGDTARLPAGADTGREPAFTSPRSEMLPTINIAEVKPWQGEARPVAAKGLAVARFADGLAHPRSLLRLPNGDILVAETNSPPRPKDGIVQRVMNYLMNKAGAGVPSANRITLLRDVDGDGHAETRTAFLTGLHSPYGMALLGDTLYVANTDAVMAFPYKEGDTKITAKGRKIIDLPAQAPNQHWTKSLVAGRNGLLYVGIGSNSNIGENGLETERNRALVMEVNPRTGYKRTFASGLRNPVGLAFEPKSGALWGVVNERDMLGSDLVPDYLTRIEFGAFYGWPWNYWGGYEDRRVQPQRPEIREYTKRPDYALGNHVAPLGLTFADKVQLGAPYTDGAFVGLHGSWNRKPAAGYKVVFVGFADGEAGKAKPVDVLTGFLDKDGAAQGRPVDVTADAKGALLVSDDVGGVIWRVTKAK